Genomic segment of Arachnia propionica:
CAGCGAAGCTCGACGGGACCGCACGTCTGTGGCGATGACATGAGGAACGCTGTGCACCACATCGAACTCTGGACAAGCGACGTGGAAGCCGCAACGCCGTCCTTCGACTGGCTCTTCGCCACTCTCGGCTGGACCCTGGATCACGATCCCGCTCGGCCAACCGGACGCATCTGGCAGCATCCCAGCGGCGTCTACCTCGTACTGGAACAGTCACCCGACATCTCCGGACCCCTGGAACGAACCCACGCTGGCCTCAACCACCTCGCCCTACGCGCCATCGAACTCATGATCGGCTGAACATCCGCATCTGCCGCGACCATCGCGTTCGCGAGCATCTCATCATGCTCATGTGCGGCCGAGCATTTCAACGCGTATGAGTAGAATTGGGCCATGGATCTGCGCTTCCCGCCACCGCTGGCTCACGGATCGCTTGTCGGTATCACGAGTCCTTCATCCGGTGCGTCCGGCGTGTTGCAGCCTCGCGTCGACGCCGCTCTGCAGGCGATCCACCAGCACGGTTTGCAAACTCGGGTCGGGGAGTGCATGAACGGCGATGGGCACGTTAGCGCACCCGTCGCCCAGCGCGCCGCCGAGTTCCAGGCAATGCTGCTCGATCCCGAGATCCAGGCAATCGTTCCACCGTGGGGCGGTGAGACCTGCATCGACCTGATCCCGCACCTGGACTGGGACGCCATCGCAGCCGCTGAGCCCACCTGGGTGGTCGGCTTCTCCGACATCTCCACCCTTCTGGCACCCCTGACCCTGCGGGCCGGGTGGGCCACCATCCACGGCAACAACCTCATGGACACGCCCTACACGGCGCCGGACGGACTGGTGGACTGGCTCGACATCATCACCATGCCCACCGGCACCACATTCACCCAGATCTCACCCAACGCCCATCGCCAGAGCTTCGTCGACTACGTCGAACACCCCGAGGTGGACACCTACGAACTGGAAACCCCATCCCGCTGGGAACGCTGGGACCAGCCCGACCAGGACCTCGCCGTGAAAGGCCGTCTCATCGGCGGTTGCATCGACACCATCGCCCACCTCGCCGGAACCTCCTACCTCGACACCACGAGCCTCGCCACCGATAGCGAGGGCCTCCTCGTCTATGTCGAGGCCGCCAGTGAAAACGCTGGCTGCATCGCCCGCAGCCTCCACGGGATGCGTCTCAACGGCTTCTTCGACCAAGCCAATGCCATCCTCGTCGGCCGCACCTACGCACCCAACATCCCGGGCCTCACCCAGAAAGACGCAGTCCTCGACGCCCTCACACCGCTCGGCGTCCCGATCATCGGCGGTGTCGACTGCGGCCACTGGGCACCCTACATGCCCCTGGTCAACGGGGCCATGGCCGTCGTCGAGCACGACAGCGCCTCCAGCATGATCCACCAGACCCTCGCCTGAACCACGTCCTCTTCTGCCGCGCAGTGTGCTGACAGCGTTCAGCGGAGTAACCCTGGTGGTGTCTAGAGCTGGTCGCCAAGATTGATGAGCCAGTTGATGCCGGCGCCGGCGAGGGTGGCTGTGCCGAGGGCGACGAGGAGGCCGGCGTGGGCTTTGGTGGCGGTGGTGTGGTTGCCGTGGGCGGTTGCGATGGCTCGGCGATGGCGCTGATGAGCATAGCGAGTGGAGTGCTACGCGTTTCGTGGGCAGCGACGAAAAACAGATTTAATCGAACTTGTGAGGCATAACTCTGTATTATGTCAGCACCAAAATACAGCGAAGAATTCAAACAACAGGTCGTGTCGGGGGTCGCCGAGAAACCCCTGCACGATCAGTGAGGTGGCGAAGTCTTACGGTCTGGTCGCACAAGTTAATCGGGCCCAGTCGCGGTCAAGGCGTATGGTAATGTCCACGGCAGCGGCTTGTCTCTCTTGAGATTCTTTGCGACGAGACAGTTTGAATTGTCTCAGATCGAACAAGCCGTCCCCACCTCCTTGGGGCAAAGCATTAGTTAGGGAAAGTCAAAGCGCCCCTATGAATAAGCCTCTTTGCTGATCGACACCTCGCCCGTGAACAAACCTCGCAGGAGTCTAGGCCGCATAGGACCTCACCCAAGACTGGCCGCTTTTCCTAGGAGCAGCACGGCCTCGGGCAACGGCGTCGAAGACGAGCCGAGACTCGTCGACCGTCTCTCCCGTAAATTTACTCAGCTGACTATCAGGCCATGCCCCCACGGAGCTTACGCCATACGGAAAGTATGCCAGCCAAGGAAGATGTTTACGAGATGATCAGCGGAAACGTTTTGCCGCTTCTCGGATCTGGTCAGCAAATTTGTAGATGTCCGTCGGCTTGTCGATAGGATGCCTGGCCTCTTTCTTGTCTTTGTCAAACAGGCCAAGGTATTTCACCGAGGCAGCATTGAACCACAGACGGCAAAGAGGTTTACGGTTGTTGTCGTCAACGAGAACACCGCAGTAGGACTTCGTGTCTCGCATGACGATTCTCTCGGGCTCGATCTCGGCCACGGCAATGGCCCGGACGATGTTGTAGCCCTCCAACTCCTCCAAGGTGGTCTCGACACCATCAGGATGTTGCTCCTGCGCCCCGGAGTCTTCCGGTTCCTCCACCGGGGCCGCAGCGGGGATCACGGGGGCTTGCCCTTGAAGCGCGTTCTTCAAGCGTTCGTTGACCTGATCCCCGAGCCACTGGGCGCACGCTTTCGCGATGAGGGGCCGGAAGAACTCTTTCACCTTGACGGTAGCGGAGCGTTCGTAGACGTGTGAGATCAGCAGTCGCTCGAAGTCCTCGCTCGGCTCCTTGAACAGCCTCCCGATCTCGCGCTTCAAACTCGAGACGTACTTGAGCTCCTCGGCGGCGCTCAGGACGGAATCGAGATCGAAGGCGGGTTTGGTGAGTTTCTTCAGCTCGGGCAGCGTGTGCGGATCCACATCCGCCAAGTCAAGTTG
This window contains:
- a CDS encoding VOC family protein encodes the protein MRNAVHHIELWTSDVEAATPSFDWLFATLGWTLDHDPARPTGRIWQHPSGVYLVLEQSPDISGPLERTHAGLNHLALRAIELMIG
- a CDS encoding restriction endonuclease gives rise to the protein MQKIGTPLDINHASQLFRYFHVSNARIGVLTNGQLWCFFTDLDRPNRMDERPFLQLDLADVDPHTLPELKKLTKPAFDLDSVLSAAEELKYVSSLKREIGRLFKEPSEDFERLLISHVYERSATVKVKEFFRPLIAKACAQWLGDQVNERLKNALQGQAPVIPAAAPVEEPEDSGAQEQHPDGVETTLEELEGYNIVRAIAVAEIEPERIVMRDTKSYCGVLVDDNNRKPLCRLWFNAASVKYLGLFDKDKKEARHPIDKPTDIYKFADQIREAAKRFR
- a CDS encoding S66 family peptidase, with translation MDLRFPPPLAHGSLVGITSPSSGASGVLQPRVDAALQAIHQHGLQTRVGECMNGDGHVSAPVAQRAAEFQAMLLDPEIQAIVPPWGGETCIDLIPHLDWDAIAAAEPTWVVGFSDISTLLAPLTLRAGWATIHGNNLMDTPYTAPDGLVDWLDIITMPTGTTFTQISPNAHRQSFVDYVEHPEVDTYELETPSRWERWDQPDQDLAVKGRLIGGCIDTIAHLAGTSYLDTTSLATDSEGLLVYVEAASENAGCIARSLHGMRLNGFFDQANAILVGRTYAPNIPGLTQKDAVLDALTPLGVPIIGGVDCGHWAPYMPLVNGAMAVVEHDSASSMIHQTLA
- a CDS encoding DUF6112 family protein codes for the protein MATAHGNHTTATKAHAGLLVALGTATLAGAGINWLINLGDQL